From a region of the Candidatus Dependentiae bacterium genome:
- a CDS encoding FAD-dependent oxidoreductase codes for MNTKKVIQLTPPQFSPEHIKEKIVCIRAHRERIFEVSTQIRENKLICHNYGQGGAGWTFLFGCVNESIRQLEHQLKDHAHFKDKPLAIIGAGCYGLLTAILLARKGHQVHIIAKETEDIASYKAAGFFFPRARKSSTPQEIATFTTLGLESYKTYKQIIAGEHPFIKQGPKLIPAYYGLDIDPGFAPYIEQGLIDPPEKVSIAFGNGNCYDVFKYTTLFINAPVLMQELQKIRIELGIPITQVTLDSFDDVNESIVFNCAGLGAKELTSDKRIVPVQGHLITLKNQPNLDELQYMINVKVTMTNALGKSRDELIYFAPKESGILGITFIRGQDSLTANMHEFDRILERCHYFFGK; via the coding sequence TTGAATACAAAAAAAGTTATACAGTTAACACCGCCGCAATTTTCTCCTGAACATATTAAAGAAAAGATTGTATGTATACGTGCGCATCGCGAACGTATATTTGAAGTATCAACTCAAATACGAGAAAACAAGCTTATATGTCATAATTATGGCCAAGGTGGCGCTGGATGGACTTTTCTTTTTGGCTGCGTAAATGAATCTATTCGACAACTTGAACACCAGCTTAAAGACCATGCACACTTTAAAGATAAGCCTCTAGCTATTATTGGTGCTGGCTGCTACGGCTTACTAACTGCTATACTACTAGCTCGTAAAGGTCATCAAGTACATATTATTGCCAAAGAAACTGAAGACATAGCATCGTATAAAGCTGCTGGCTTCTTTTTTCCTCGAGCTCGCAAATCATCTACACCTCAAGAGATTGCTACTTTTACAACTCTTGGGTTAGAATCATACAAAACATACAAGCAAATAATTGCCGGTGAACATCCTTTTATAAAGCAGGGACCAAAACTTATACCAGCCTACTATGGTCTTGATATCGATCCTGGCTTTGCCCCCTACATTGAGCAAGGTCTTATAGATCCACCAGAAAAAGTATCTATTGCTTTTGGCAATGGTAACTGTTATGACGTTTTTAAATACACCACACTATTTATAAATGCACCGGTGCTTATGCAAGAATTACAAAAAATAAGAATCGAGCTTGGTATACCAATAACTCAAGTAACATTAGATAGTTTTGATGATGTAAACGAATCTATTGTATTTAATTGCGCTGGATTAGGAGCTAAAGAGCTTACAAGCGATAAACGCATAGTCCCCGTACAAGGCCATTTGATAACATTGAAAAATCAGCCTAATCTAGATGAACTACAGTATATGATAAATGTAAAAGTAACTATGACTAATGCTTTAGGGAAATCGCGTGATGAACTTATCTATTTTGCACCTAAAGAATCAGGTATACTTGGTATAACATTCATCAGAGGGCAAGACTCGTTAACTGCTAATATGCATGAATTTGATCGTATCTTGGAACGATGCCATTACTTTTTTGGGAAATAA